CCCCACAACCTCCGGGAGCTGTCCGAGGTCACCGCCGAGGTGGTCAGCCTGGCCAACCAGTTCGGCGAGGGGTGGCTGCTGACGGCGGAGATCATCGCCATGCTCCGCGAGGGGGTGGGCAACATCGTCTGCCTCCAGCCCTTCGGCTGCATCTCCAACCACATCACCGGGCGTGGCATGGAGCGGAAGCTGAAGGAGCTCTATCCCCACCTGCAGCTCCTCTCCCTCGACATGGACGCGGGGACGAGCGAGGTGAACGTCTTGAACCGCCTCCACTTCCTGGTTTCCGGCGCCCGGGAACAGGCGGAGAACGGCGCGGCGCCGGCAGGAGAGGGGCGGACGCTCCGGAGGCTCGCCGTGCCGTCCATGTGGCCGCGGCGGCTGGAGGGGCTCAACAACTACGCCGCGCTGGAGGTCGAGAAGTGGCGGGCCTGGGTCTCCGGGCTCGACCTGCGGGAGAAGGCGCAGGTCATTCGCCGGCGGATGGGGTGGTGAGCGGGGACCGCCGCGCGGGGCGTTCCGCCGAGCGGGGGCGGGCGGAAACGGCGGCCCGGACCGCAGGCGTCACAGTGCCGGGGGTGCGCGTCCCGCCCGGAGCCGGGCCCTCCGGGGGGCATGGGGCCCCAAGGCCCCGGATTCGTGCGGCACCATCCGGGAAACGGGCATGAAGAGATTGGTCGTCCTCACATCCACCTTTCCGAGGTGGCGGGGTGACACGGATCCGCCGTTCGTCCATGAGTTGTCGAAGCGGCTGACCTCCGCGTTCGAGGTGCATGTCATCGCACCCCGCTACCCCGGCGCGAAGGCCGAGGAGGTGATGGACGGGATGCACGTGCACCGTTTCCGTTACTTTCTGGGCCCCCTCGAGCGGCTGGCCGGGGCCACCGGCATCCTGCCCACCCTCCGGAAAAATCCCCTCTACGCCGTGCTCGTTCCCTTCTTCGTCGCGGGGGAATTCCTGGCCCTGTACAGGCTGGTCCGGAGACTGAGGCCGGCCGCGATCCACGCCCACTGGCTCATCCCGCAGGGATGGGTCGCCGCCTGGGTGTCGCGGCTGCTCGAGGTCCCCGTCCTCGTCACCGTCCACGGGGGGGATGTCTTCGGGCTGCGGATGCGGCCGGCCATGGCCGCCAAGCGGATGGCCGTGCGTCGCGCGGCCGCGGTGACCGCCGTCAGCCGCGCCGCGGGAGCGGCGGTGACCGAATTGTGGCCGGCGGCGTCGCCGGCGGTGGTCCCCATGGGGGTCAGCGCCGCCCGCTTCGACGGGAGCGGCGGCGGGGGGGTCCGGGAACGGTTCGGCATCCGGGGGCCGTTGCTCCTGTTCGTCGGCCGGTTGAGCGAGAAGAAGGGGGTTCGGTATCTGCTCCAGGCGATGCCCGCCGTCCTGGACCGTTTTCCCGATGTCCGGCTCCTGATCGTCGGCGGTGGCGAGGAGGAGCAGGCGCTGAAGGAGCTGAGCGCTTCCTTGGGGTTGGCGGACAGGGTGATCTTCGCCGGTCCCCTGCCGAATCCCGAGTTGCCCCCCTTCTATGCCGCGGCCGACATCTTCGTCGGCCCCTCCATCCGGGCCCGGGGCGGCGACACCGAAGGCTTCGGCCTGACCTTCGTCGAGGCCGGGTTGAGCGGCTGTATCCTCGTGGGCAGCGATGTCGGCGGCATCGGTGACATCATCCGGGAAGGCGAGACGGGTTTCCTCGTCCCGGAAAAGGACCCGGAGGCCCTGGCCGCGAGACTCGTCTCCCTGCTGGAGGACCGGCGGGGCTGGGGCCGGATCGCCGCCCGCACCCGGCGGGAGCTGGCGACGCGGTTCGACTGGGGGGTCGTGGCCGCAAGGTACGCCGATATCTTGCAGAAGCTCTCGGTGACGGCCGCGCCGTAAAAAGTTCCCCGGGCAGACGGCGACCGTCCCCGCACGTTCCTCCCCAGGCCGTTTCCTCGGGCCCTGGCCGTGGGGCGAGGAGGGATCCGAATCCTGAGCTGCGCCGCAAGGGCCTCCTCCCCACGCGGGGAGGCCGCGTCGGTCATCGCCGAGGTGCACGCGGCCACGAGCCGGTGGCGGAAGGCGCGCTCGGTCCGGGGCGCGGCGCCCGCCCGGCGCTTCGAAGGGGGCCGGCTCATGCGCGGGCCGCCTTCGGCGAAGGGGAGAAAGAAAAAACCCATCGCCCCGGAGAATCACTCTGGAGAGACGGGTTTGTCTTTTCTAAATGGTGGAGGCGCCGGGAATCGAACCCGGGTCCGAAGGCATTCCACACAGGCTTCTACGTGCGTAGCCGGCGTATCGATGTTCGCCCTCCCCGGCCCACCCCGGCGGGGTCTGGAGGGGCTAGCCCACTGAGATTTCGCCTTTCAGGGGGCGGGCGCCCGTGAAAGGCTAGCCTGCTGAGGTGTCGCCCCGTCCGGCCTTGCAGGCCCGGCCGGATGGGGCGTGGCCGCCTTAGGCGGCCAGTGCGAACTCGTAGTCAGAGTCGGCGTTTGTGTTTGTCCTGCCTTTTAACGAGGTGACAGGGCCTCGGCACGCCACCTGCGCTTCCATACCCCCGTCGAAGCCGGATCGCCCCCATGGGAGACTACGGAAGTTTCGGTACGAAGCTACTTTAAGGTCTCCCCGGGGCGCTGTCAATCGGCGGGCGGTCAGCGGATCTTGTATCTCCGGCGGATCTCCCGCTCCTCCGTCCGCCGCTTGAGGGTCTCGCGCTTGTCGTAGCGCTTTTTCCCCCTCGCGAGCCCCAGTTCCACCTTGGCCTTGCCGTCCCGGAAGTAGAGGCTCAGCGGGACGAGGGAGAGGCCCCGTTCCTGGACCTTGCCCGCCAGGCGGTCGATCTCCCGGCGGTGGAGGAGGAGTTTCCGGGGCCGGAGCGGGTCGAGGTGCTGGTGGTGGGCGGCGAAGGGGTAGGGGGAGATGTGGACGTTTTGCAGCCAGGCCTCGCCCCGCTTGAAGACCACGTAGCCGTCGGCGAGATTGGCCCGGCCCTCGCGGAGGGACTTCACCTCGGGGCCGAGGAGGACCAGCCCCGCCTCGAGGGTGTCCTCGATGTGGTAGGCGAAGCGGGCCTTTCGGTTCCGGGCGACGATCTTGACGTGGTCCTTGGCCATGGCGATGGGGGCGGCGGCCCTGGGCTTCACGGGCGCCAGCCAGCTACCTTAACGGGTCCGGGGGCGCTGCGCCAGTCTCGCGATGATGGCGCGGCGGCCGCCGTTCAGAAGTCCAGGGGCTTGGCGACGATCTCCCGGACCTTGAGGTCGAAGAGGCGGTTGGAGGAGGCGGGCTTGAGGAGGACCACGGTGTCCGCGCCCCGGCCCGTTCCGGCCACGGCCAGGAGGTCGTCCGG
The window above is part of the Dissulfurirhabdus thermomarina genome. Proteins encoded here:
- a CDS encoding glycosyltransferase, which encodes MKRLVVLTSTFPRWRGDTDPPFVHELSKRLTSAFEVHVIAPRYPGAKAEEVMDGMHVHRFRYFLGPLERLAGATGILPTLRKNPLYAVLVPFFVAGEFLALYRLVRRLRPAAIHAHWLIPQGWVAAWVSRLLEVPVLVTVHGGDVFGLRMRPAMAAKRMAVRRAAAVTAVSRAAGAAVTELWPAASPAVVPMGVSAARFDGSGGGGVRERFGIRGPLLLFVGRLSEKKGVRYLLQAMPAVLDRFPDVRLLIVGGGEEEQALKELSASLGLADRVIFAGPLPNPELPPFYAAADIFVGPSIRARGGDTEGFGLTFVEAGLSGCILVGSDVGGIGDIIREGETGFLVPEKDPEALAARLVSLLEDRRGWGRIAARTRRELATRFDWGVVAARYADILQKLSVTAAP
- the smpB gene encoding SsrA-binding protein SmpB; the protein is MAKDHVKIVARNRKARFAYHIEDTLEAGLVLLGPEVKSLREGRANLADGYVVFKRGEAWLQNVHISPYPFAAHHQHLDPLRPRKLLLHRREIDRLAGKVQERGLSLVPLSLYFRDGKAKVELGLARGKKRYDKRETLKRRTEEREIRRRYKIR